A single genomic interval of Aphidius gifuensis isolate YNYX2018 linkage group LG6, ASM1490517v1, whole genome shotgun sequence harbors:
- the LOC122859747 gene encoding 23 kDa integral membrane protein-like, translating into MNLHPSIIDEFDRIEELKSVTDTLKNIRFPTTELIIVGSFIFVVSFYGCYGVVTKNTLCLKLYAVFCLMIIGGVAVIAAIGYYQYKDITTKDVEKLIADNFNKEKYNSTKSIIDLVQSTLGCCGNSDKDDYSNTENFPLSCCPKENSKTCYNDAYKTGCSNITKTKASDALNEIVYKVKKLFLPIAISVGIIELISMLFALNLAHYIKHKLENYSV; encoded by the exons ATGAATT TACATCCATCAATTATTGATGAGTTTGATCgtattgaagaattaaaatcTGTGACTGATACTCTTAAAAATATTCGTTTTCCAACAACTGAATTGATAATTGTTGGTTCATTTATATTTGTCGTATCATTTTATGGCTGTTATGGAGttgtaacaaaaaatacaCTTTGCCTCAAGCTT tatgctGTATTCTGCTTGATGATAATTGGTGGTGTGGCTGTTATAGCTGCAATTGGTTATTACCAGTATAAAGACATCACTACaaaagatgttgaaaaattaattgcagacaattttaataaagaaaaatacaatagtactaaatcaattattgatcTTGTTCAATCAACT cTTGGATGCTGTGGTAATAGTGATAAGGACGATTACAGTAATACTGAAAATTTTCCACTTTCATGTTGTCCAAAAGAAAACTCAAAAACATGTTACAATGATGCCTATAAAACTGGTTGCAGTAACATTACAAAAACAAAAGCTTCAGATGCCTTAAATGAAATTGtctataaagtaaaaaaattatttctaccaatTGCAATTAGTGTTGGTATTATTGAg TTGATTTCCATGCTGTTTGCATTGAACTTG